The following are from one region of the Gambusia affinis linkage group LG02, SWU_Gaff_1.0, whole genome shotgun sequence genome:
- the zgc:123258 gene encoding signal peptide peptidase-like 2A: MEVKGALGVALLFVISLITQVNCQEAVLHISNGSSYRDYCLVYNHSWTPLEDTLAKAPTYKLVNLTSTVLCDASGVQPGAVKGKALVVMRGECNFSQKAIVAQELGAKALLIASNTTLVTPSAEESEYPKVHIPLALMRYRDFLTAQRVFGEGMEVTLYAPQYSKIDPNIVILLLIAIATVALGGLWSGACERERLKNYATGGGAEEHKADSSRVLYSPLSIIIFVIVMCGMLVLMYFFYNVLVYIIIVIFCFATASALFSCLDAVLDLIRCGTLSFSVRNKSFSVRSILLAAVCITVAVIWGVYRNEDGWIWVLQNLLGIAFCLNFMKTITLSNFKICVILLSLLLLYDVFFVFITPFFTKNGVSIMVQVALGPDASGEKTQGNMVEIPAEPQPPSEKIPVVMRVPRFSAWPQNLCGLQFSILGYGDIIVPGLLVAYCSRFDVWINSRKKVYFISCCFAYLLGLLLTFAVMLLSGMGQPALLYLVPFTLITSAMVAGCRGEMRHFWTDIYM, encoded by the exons ATGGAGGTGAAAGGAGCGCTCGGCGTCGCTCTTCTGTTCGTCATTTCCCTAATAACGCAG GTAAATTGCCAAGAGGCTGTTTTGCACATCTCAAATGGAAGTTCATATCGGGATTACTGCCTCGTCTACAATCACTCCTGGACTCCTCTTGAAGACACACTCGCTAAAGCT CCGACGTACAAGCTGGTGAATCTGACGTCCACTGTGCTGTGTGACGCCTCAGGAGTCCAACCAGGGGCGGTAAAGGGCAAAGCTCTGGTGGTGATGAGGGGGGAATGCAATTTCAGCCAGAAGGCTATTGTCGCCCAAGAACTTGGCGCTAAGGCGCTGCTTATTGCGAGCAACACAACCTTG GTCACTCCATCGGCCGAGGAGTCTGAGTATCCAAAGGTCCACATTCCTCTGGCTCTCATGAGGTACAGGGACTTCCTGACAGCCCAGCGT GTGTTTGGCGAAGGAATGGAAGTGACGCTGTACGCGCCGCAGTACTCCAAGATTGATCCGAACATCGTCATCCTGCTGCTGATCGCTATAGCAACGGTGGCTTTGGGCGGCTTATGGAGTGGAGCTTGTGAACG CGAGCGACTGAAGAACTACGCTACcggaggaggagcagaagaaCACAAAGCGGACAGCAGCAGAGTCCTCTACTCCCCCCTCAGCATCATCATCTTCGTCATCGTGATGTGCGGGATGCTGGTGCTCATGTACTTCTTCTACAACGTTCTCG TTTACATCATTATTGTCATCTTCTGCTTCGCCACTGCCTCGGCTCTGTTCAGCTGCCTGGACGCGGTGCTGGACTTAATCCGTTGTGGCACTTTAAG cttctCTGTGCGTAACAAGAGCTTCTCAGTGAGGTCCATCCTGCTGGCTGCTGTGTGCATTACCGTCGCTGTGATCTGGGGAGTGTACAGAAATGAAGACGG GTGGATCTGGGTCCTGCAGAACTTGCTTGGTATTGCTTTTTGCCTCAACTTCATGAAGACCATCACACTGTCCAATTTCAAG ATCTGTGTGATCCTGCTGAGTCTCCTCCTGCTATATGATGTCTTCTTTGTGTTCATAACTCCTTTCTTCACAAAG AATGGAGTCAGCATCATGGTGCAGGTTGCTCTCGGCCCCGACGCGTCTGGGGAGAAG ACACAAGGTAACATGGTGGAGATCCCTGCTGAACCCCAGCCTCCTTCTGAGAAA ATACCTGTGGTGATGCGTGTCCCGCGGTTCTCTGCTTGGCCTCAGAACCTGTGTGGGCTGCAGTTCTCCATCCTGGGTTACGGAGACATCATTGTCCCAG GCCTCCTGGTGGCCTATTGCAGCAGGTTTGACGTTTGGATCAACAGCAGGAAGAAAGTCTActtcatcagctgctgcttTG CCTACCTCCTGGGACTGCTGCTGACCTTTGCAGTGATGCTGCTGTCGGGGATGGGCCAGCCCGCCCTGCTCTACCTGGTGCCTTTCACCTTGATAACCTCCGCCATGGTTGCAGGCTGCAGGGGGGAGATGAGGCACTTCTGGACagatatttacatgtga